Genomic window (Planctomycetia bacterium):
GCAGGCACTCGCGATTTTCCTGGCGTTCAGCAGTTTGTGGACGTGTACAAGCATGGTGTTTGCCGTGGGACACGTTTCCAACGTGTCATCGGGGATGAGTCGCCCAGGCATCGCAAGCCGCTGGCACGATACAATCGTGCCCCACGATGATGTGGAACAGGATTCCAATCCTGTTCGCGGTGACAATACGCTGTCACCGCTCGACGCTGTCAAGATTGGAATCTTGACCCACTACGGACTGCCAGGAGCAGGGGATGCTCACGAGATTCCGGACTTATTTTGCCACTTTTCTCCGCGCGGCCCCGCCCCGGGCTTAAAGAGCCCGGGGCTAAATAGAGTGTTTTTTCAGGGTTTTTCCCGTGTTTCCACTGACACCGGCTGATCGCCGTTTTGCTTCGAGTGGGACGAAATTCACCTTTTTCCCACTCAAATCAGCGGAGATGCTGCGCGCGTCACTTCACGAACAAAACACATACAGGCACGGAGACCTTGATGCTAGAACCAGTAGGCGACAATTTTCCAGTCGATTCATCAATGGCAAACGCAAACACATCGCCTGAATCCTGGTTGGCGGCGAGCAGATATTTGCCAAACAGATTGAAATTGCGAGGCGTTTTGCCTTCGGTACTGAAGTGTCCCTGGGGTGTCAGGGTGCCATCATCTTTCACCTTGAACAGAGCGATGCTGTTATGACCACGATTGGAAACATAAACAAACTGGCCACTCGGATGCACCCTGATCTCGGCAGTGCTGTTGCCTGCTACATCGTGAGGCAGCGTGGTGACAGTATCAAGCAGAGTCAGCTTGCCGATCTCAGCGTCATAACGATAGCTGCTGACGCTGGATGTCATCTCGTTGTTGGAATAGGCGAACTTGCCTTGTGGATGGAAAGCAAAATGTCGCGGCCCACCGCCGGGTGGCGTCTTGGTGGTGCCGTGTGGGGTCAGCGAAGCTTTCGTGGGATCGAGTTGATATACCAGCAGTTCATCAGTACCCAGGTCAGCAGCGATGGCGAACCGGTTGGCAGCATCGACATTAATCGAGTGAGCATGCGGGGCCTCCTGTCGCTGCTTGTTGACACTCTTGCCTTCGTGCTTGATGTACGAAACCACTTCACCCAGCGATCCATCGTCCTTGATGGGCAGCGACGAGACACTGCCTGCAGAATAGTTGGCGACCAAGACGCATTGGCCGGTCGCATCAACCGAAAGATGACACGGACCAGCGCCGCCACAAGGCTGGGAATTGATCCTGGTCAACAGGCCAGTGCCGGGTTCAATCTTGAAAGCAGTAACGCCTCCACCTTTCTTGCCTTCGCTCGTTGCCACTTCGCTGACTGCGTAGAGCAGGGGCTTGGTAGGATGCTTCGACAGGAAAGAAGGGTTCGTCACTTTGCCAGCCAACTGAGGCTGCGACAAATGCCCTGTTTTCAAGTCGAGTTCAGCCAGATAGATACCCTCACTGCCTCGGCCCGTGTAGGTGCCGAAGTAGACTCGCACTTTCTGATCATCTGCAGCGTGGAGCGTTGCAGCGGAAACGGACAAGGCGATTGCCAGTATGCGAAGCATATGAACTCCCATCAGATAACAGGGTGTTTGCCGATGTTGATCAGAATCTGTCTGACACTGTCAATGCGGTTGAGGACATAGAAATGAATGCCAGGCACACCAGCCAGAAGCAGACCTTCCAGTTGTCTGGTACAGTGAGCGATGCCGACCGCTACCTGACCAGCCGGGTCGTCTTCGTAGCGCTGCAGATCAGTCACCAGTTTCTGAGGCAGCTTGGCTTTGCACAAGGCGGTGATGCGCTGAACCTGTTTCAGACTCAACACCGGCAACAGGCCAGGAACCAGCGGAGCATCAATGCCACGCATCTGGCATTTATCTCGGAAGCGGAAGAAATCATCGTTGTCGTAAAAGAGCTGGGTGTAGATGACATCGCCACCCAGATCGATCTTGCGTTTGAGGTTATCGAGATCGCTGTCTGCAGAACTGGCTTCCGCATGCGTTTCAGGATAGCCTGCCACACCAATGCCAAACTGCGGAAATTCCGTTTTGATGAATTTCACCAGTTCGCTGGCATAGCGAAAGCCGTTAGCAGTCTGTTGAAATTGTGTCTGACCCTGAGGCGGGTCACCTCGCAGAGCCATGATGTTGCTGACCTTGGCATCGCGAGCATCGGCAAGCCATTGCCTGATGTCGTCAATGTTGGAACCGACACAAGTGAAGTGGGCGGTGACCGGTGGTTTGACGTCCTGTATCAACTTTCGGGCAATATCGAGCGATTGCGACCGGGTGCTGCCACCAGCGCCATAAGTAATGGAAAGAAAAACAGGGTTATAGCGAGCCAGTTGTCTGCTGGTTTCAAACAAGGCCGCTTGGGCAGCCTCGGTTTTGGGAGGGAAGATTTCAAACGACCAGCCTATCTGGCCTGGCCTGTAATACTGACGCATCGGCAGGTGTCTCTCATAAAGCTACTGTCTACTGCCATGTTAGTATCTTGGGAAATGACTTCTATGCAAATTCATGAGAACTATGCTCATAATTGGATGAGGGCGAATGATGAAAGATTCTGGTGGTTAACCCAGTTCCTTTAACTAAATTGAAGGTGTGAAGGCTATATCCCCCAGTTTTACATTGCTTTAGCGATTTATCGGGTTTTACCATCCTGTTTCACGAGTTCATGTGCTACAGTAGTAGTGCATCGCCGTTGCATCGGGAGCGAGAATTTAGAATGATGGATATTGCTTAAACCATCGTGAATTCTCGTCGGATTTAGAGTGTATTTATGGCTGCGCCGCTCAAAGGAACAGACCTGCTTGAACTGGTTCGGAAAAGCGGGTTGCTGGAGCAACCTCGTTTTGAAGGCTACGTTTCGACTTTGCAGCAGGATGGACCGGTGGAAGAAGATCCATCGCGGCTGGCTACACGTCTCGTAAAAGATGGCTTAATCACGATTTTCCAAGCCAGGCAGATGCTTCGTGGCCGATATCGAGGCTTTTTCCTGGGCAAATACAAAGTGCTTGAACCGATTGGTTCTGGTGGCATGGCGGACGTGTATCTTTGTGAACACACCACCATGAGGCACAAAGTTGCAGTTAAAATACTGCCTATTGACAGGTTGAAAGACCCCAGCCTGTTAGGTCGCTTCAAACGTGAAGCACAAGCCATTGCTACGCTGAATCACCCCAATGTCGTCCGTGCGTTTGACCTCGATAATGAAGGCAACCTGCATTACCTGGTTACCGAATATGTCGATGGCTGCAACATGCAGGACTTCATCAAGAAAAACGGGCCATTGCAGCCTGAACGAGCCGCGAATTACATCGCCCAGGCTGCTGCCGGTTTACAGCATATTCAGGAAGCTGAGCTGGTTCATCGTGATATCAAGCCCGGCAATTTGTTACTTGATCGCAGCGGTGTGGTCAAACTACTCGATCTTGGCCTGGCACGATTTAACGATATTGAACGACAGGATAACCTGACTCGTGATTTTGATGATGGCCGGGTTTTGGGAACTGCCGATTACATTGCACCCGAACAGGGCATCAAAGGCAGCGAAGTAGATATTCGGGCCGATATTTACAGCCTGGGAGCGACATTTTATTTCATGCTCAAGGGAGAGGCACCATTCGAGGGTGCAACGGTTACGCAAAAGCTGTTGTTCCATCAGATCAAGGAACCGCCTCCACTTCCAGATACCATTCCCGCTGAGATTGCTGAACTCGTCAGGCACATGATGGCCAAGAAACCCGCCGAGCGTGTTCAATCACCTGCAGAAGTGGTGGAAAGATTGTTGCCTTATGTGAACGAGCCAGTGCAGCCTCTGGAAGAAGAGATGCCGCCTCGCTCCTCGGTCTTTGCATCACAGTCGAAAGTAGCTGGTCCGAAGAGTTCGTCACGTCTGTCGGGTCGCCTGGCTATGACAGGCATTTCCCCATCACTTTCAGGCCCTGCTTCCGGACGAGTTTCTGGCCCACGTTCAGGGATTGACCCTGCTTTGCGTGCAACACCTCACGCCGGGGTGAACATTCCGACTGTTCCCAATCCCATTGTTACCCCGACGATTCCTGAACTGATTGAAGATGATGACGAAGTCCCGGATCGGTTGACCAGTGGCGATGATGACATTGCTGTTTCATTTGTAAATAGATACAAGTGGTATCTCATCGGCGGCGCAGTGGCGGTATTGCTCGGATGTGCCGTGCTGGTCTATACCTTGATCAGTTCTGTTTCCGGCAGCAAGATACCCATTAAATCGAGCAATTTCTCTGTTCTACCAGAGCAGAACGAAGAGGAATTAACCAAGCCTGCTTCCACTGCACCTGCTGGTGGCTCGAATAATTCCAAGACTCCAGGCAAGTGAGTATCATCGCATGGTCTGCCTGCGACAGATTTCCGCGATGGATGTTTCATCCATCAGATGACGGGCTTCAAGATTCTCGCTGGCCAGCAACTGTAACGCTGCTTCATGTGCATCGCGTTCCATCGTTATTAAAATGACTTCCACAGCATAGCCTCGTTGTTTGAGAGTACCAAGGGCAATGGCTGTTGCAGGTATAACCTGTGCCAGGATGGCTATAATCGTGGCATCACGCGGCATGTGACTTTCTGCTTCATCAATCAGATCAGGAAGTTCCAGGCCTTCGTTGAGTTCCAGTCGAGCCATCATTTCGCGAAGCAGTTGCAACTGTTCCGGTCCACGTCGTGTGGTCACGATCATAGGCTGTAGATGCGCCGTTTTCAGTTCGGTTGCAGCTTCAGCCAATGCAAGCCGTCGGCTGAGGAAGTCTGCCACGCCATCGTCCTCGTCCTTGTGCCAGCCTTCCAGACGAATGCGATCTGCAGCATCGCGACCATTGCTGACCAGGCCGATCTGCTGACCCAGCTGATACAGTGCATTGGCCAGGGATATCGCAGCAGTGACTGCCAGTTCTGATCGATAGGGTTCGCCTCGTTCATGGAATGACTGCTTGTGAAAATCGAGCAGGATGGTAGCGCCAGCGATGGTGCTTGGTTCATAAATCTTGCAGTGCAGCGATCCCAAGCGGGCCGTAGTGCGCCAATGTACGCGGTTCATGGCATCGCCAGCCTGATAGGCCCGAACACCTGCAATACGGGTGGGGTCTTCAAATAAACGATGTGTCAACCTGATCTCGCCCACTGGGCGTCGAGATGCAAGGTCGTAACCTTCCAAGGGAATAATGCGTGGGTAAACCAGCAGAAATTGTGGCGCCGCTGCTATGCGAAACCGACGATACAGACCAAATAGATCGCCACCTTCCAGAACCAGTGGTCCAAACTGGTAGAAGCCACGCATTTGCGGAGTAATCTCATACTTTAGCTTGCGGTCGCTGTTACCCCATAGAACCGTGATTCGCTGCCGTTTGCCTTCAATCTTCAGTCGCGGAGGTCTGGATCGCAGGTAGTGTTCAGGCTGATAATCCTCTGCAATGATCCAAGGAATCGGAATAGGGCCGCGGTTTCCCAGAGTAACTGAAACAGACGTCGTTTCGCCAATATCCATCTCTTTCAAGCTGGGTTTGCGGTCAGCATAAATGTTTTTACCCCATGTTAGAGCCAGGAACCGGCTGGTCAGTATCAAGCCGAGCAGGGCATACATAGAATAAGCAAGAAGTCCAAGTCCAAACAGCAGGGCTATGGCAAGAATTACCAGTGAAGCCAGTATCCAGCGGATCATGCAGTCTTCGCCTCGGTAGTAGGTACCGGAACCGCTGTCTCGCTCATGATGCTTTCGATTACTCGCGTAGCGGTGAGCTTGCGCAATCGGGCTTCAGGCTTCAGAATAATACGATGTGCCAGCACAGCGACGGCCAGTCGTTTGACATCGTCGGGTAGAACAAAGTTTCTTCCACGAATAGCAGCCAAAGCTTGGGAACTGCGGTAGAGAGCAATGCTGGCACGAGGGCTGCCTCCCAGCCTGATGTCGTCATGCGACCGGGTCTGGGTTACCAGATCAAGCATGTACTTTTTCACTTTGTCATCGACGAAAATTTCACGAACAGCTTTCTGGCAGCTTAACAGTTCTTTTTCAGAGCAGACTGGTTCCAGTTCATCGATGGGATGGCTTTTCTGAAAGCGATCCAGCATTTTGGACTCTTCATCGACGGCGGGGTAGCCCAGACTTAACCGCACCAGAAATCGATCTAGTTGTGCTTCAGGCAGTGGAAAGGTTCCTTCATGATCAATGGGGTTTTGCGTGGCAATGACCACAAACGGGCTTTTCAGTACATGGGTTTCGCCATCTACCGTTACTCGTCCTTCCGCCATCGCTTCCAGAAGTGCAGATTGTGTACGTGGCGTGGCACGGTTGATTTCATCAGATAAAACGATCTGGGCAAAGATCGGACCTGCCCGGAATTCAAACTCACCCGATTTCTGATTGTAGATAGAGGCTCCGGTTACATCGGTGGGGAGCAGATCGGGTGTGCATTGAATACGTTTGAAACTACATCCCACACTGCGAGCCAGGCTTCTTCCCAGCATGGTCTTGGCTACACCGGGTACATCCTCCAGAAGAATATGCCCTTCCGCAAAGGCTGCAACCACTGCAAGGACTACGGGTTGTCTTTTCCCAAAGATAACCTTCTCAATGTTGGCAATAATCCGGTTGGCCAGGGCGGCCACTTCTGCTTGTGCCATCGTTTATTCCAGATAATGTTAACCCATTACTATAGCTTAATGAATGCAGCAGGTGTTAGAAGCACTTTTGAGAAACTATGCTGGATAATCGTGAAAAAGGCTGGTGGTACTGGCGGACCGTGGCATGGTGCTTCGGTCTGCTTCTGATAATCCTTCCCGTCTGCATTCCGATCGCGGAACTGCTGCTTACTCGGTCTGCCTGGTCAGTTTGGAGTGAATCCAGCCGAATGGCCTGGCTGATTATTTCCACAGTTGGAATAGCGCTATCCAGCAGCTTACTGGCATTGGGGTTGGGATCAGTCACAGCATTTCTCCTGGTACGCACCAATCTGGTGGGGAAATCCATCTGGGGAATCCTGCTGGGAATGATCCTCTTTATTCCTTTACCGATGCTGTTGAGCGGCTGGTACATCATGATGCAAATGTGTGATGCAACCATGCCTGCATTATGGCCGGTTGAAGCACGATGGATGGGAACCATTCTGCTGCATGGTTTGCAGGGATTGCCTTGGGTAATACTGATTCTGGGAATAGGTTTGTTGTGGATAGAACCTGAGCTAGAAGAGGAAATGCGACTGGCAGCGCCTTTTCACCGAATATTTCATCGGGTGATCTTACCCCGCTGTTGGCCATTCGTTGGCATGTCTGTCTTGATGGTCAGTTGGATTACCTGGCATGAGATTGCTGTTACTGATTTCTTTCGCGTTCACACATTCGCAGAAGAAGTGTACCTGCAACTCAACAGTGGTGGCAAAGATCAATCTTCTCGTGCCATAGCTGCTACATTCCCCTGGTGCCTGGTTTTCGTCACAGTCACACTATGGTACATGAACTGGTGGAAACGTCGCTGCCCGCCTCAATGGCCCAGCCTCGGTAGGCTTCAACAGTTTTCATTATCTTCCAGACAAACGGCAGCGCAGTTGTGGATGCTGGGAATAATCTCGCTTTTGATTTTTGTACCTGTGGTTGGTTTGCTGTTTCGTATGGGGCATCAGTTGGATGGCAGTTGGTCGCTTGCACATTGCCTGTCCTGTTTCAGCCGGGTTTTTACTCAACAAGGCGGAGTATTGTTTCAAAGTTTGCTAATGGCAGGTTTAACCGGACTTATAACTGGTGTTACAGTGCTGATCCTGGCGTGGATTAGTCGCGGTTCCGCTCGCTGGGAAAACCTGACCTGGTGGGTCGCAGCTTTACTCTGGACACTCCCAGGTCCCATTCTGGGAATTGGATTGCTTGAGTACATCCTGTTTCTGATTCAGGTACCCGTTGGAGGATGGTTATCACCATGGCTCTACAGTGAGCCATCCCCCGTTCCAACGATGTGGGCTGCCTGGCTCCGTTTTCTGCCATTAGCATGGCTAGTGATTTGGCCTATGGTTCGAACGTTGCCACGCGAGTGGGATGATCTGGCTCGACTGGAAGGAGCAACACCCTGGCAACGATTTCGACTGCACGAGTTTGCAGTATTGCTAAAACCTGCGCTGGTTATTGCTTTTGGAATTGCATTATTAACACTTGGCGAAATCAGTGCTACCAAAATGGTCACAACCCCTGGTTACTTGCCTTTGTCGCACCTGGTATTTCAGCAATTGCATTCCGGTGCCGATGCAGAACTCGCTGCACTGTCACTCACCCTGATGATGCCTGCGTTATTTGCTGCATTTGTTACGGGCATGGTAATCCTGTTCAGATATCGTCGGCAAAGGAATTAAATCGGGTTCGACAAAGCTGGTTCGCGCTGATTCATGGAAAAGTGTCTCATGGCGATAATGCCGTAGTAGCGCTGATAACTTTCGATCGAAAAATTCCGGGAAATGCGATTTCAAATCATCAAGCTCACACGGCTTGTCAGGGCGATGAAGTTTCTTCCTTGCATCTGCAATCAAACAACAGAATGCAACTGTAATGGTTTCGTGATAGCCCATATCCTTCTTGAGGACAGCGTTATTGAATTTGTTGATTCCGTTACGAACGCGAATTACCGCCTCATCGTAAGGCAATCGTGTTACATAGAGCCAAGCCATGCGAACATGTGCTTCATGCGTCCAGGCTGCTGCAGGCAGGGTACACGTCTCAAATGCATTCAGGAATGAGTCATCGCTCATGGCTGGATCCTCCTGAGAAAGACAGGCACCTGCCGAACAATGTTCACCAAAACACAACGAGCGACATGAACTACATCATGCCGCTCGTGCGAAAAGTAACAAAAGACTATTTCTTCTTTTCGTCTTTCTTGGCAGCAGGTGCTGCAGCAGCTGCGCCGGCAGCGGGTGTTGCACCTTCTTCGCCTTCAGCAGCCTTGGCTTTCTTGGGCTTCTTGAGCACAATTTTCAAGACACGTGTTTTAGGAATGCCATAGGGGCTCATTCCCTCTTTCCACTTGTCTTCTTCTTTCATTTTGGTGATGCGTTCAACGCGTGTCAGCACACTGCGAACCTGAACGATACCGCTTTTACGTTTGAGGCTTTTGTCGATGGACATGAATGGATTTCCAGGCTAATTCTTACAGGCTAGTTAGATTAAGATAAACCGGTAAACAGGCAAGGGGCAATCATGAGAGAGGCTGATTTCCGTCCCATTTTACAGTAAGATATCACTTTACAAGGAGGTGATCGTGCAGCGAAAGAGCTTGTTTTTTTCACTGATGGCCTGCGTTGCATTGGCATGGACGGCCTGGCTTGCTTATTGGGTAGTAACTGCTGCTGATCCGGTGGTTGTATCTGCACCACAACTGCATTTTGCTTCCCTGGTAGTTGAAGGGGAAGTACAGGTTAAAGGTAACTTGGCCGAGGTCAAGATCATCAAAGTATTCAAGGACGACTTTCAGAAAACCAGACAACAGCCCTTACCCGAACTCATCCAGGTTGAATGGGAACCAGATTTTCACAAAGTAAGCAGTCAACGAATGTTGCTGGCCTGTCTAAAAAAACAGGGTAATGCAAACTCTTATTATGAGATTGCACCAATTCCGATGCCCAACGGCTTCCGCGATCCAAGGGTATACCCATTTACTGATAGTGTGAGAATTCAGACGGAACGAATTCTGGCACCTCGTAAATAAAGAAGCCGTGATGATTTCTCATCACGGCTCTGGGCGATAGTTTTATTGGCTTAGTAGCATTCAGGTACTCGGATTGCTACTTTCCGGCAGCGGGTCTCACAATAGGTGTGAGGCACCATCTGGCAGGTCGTGACTGGCACAGTGCGAGTGCACACTTCAGATACCATGCGGCAGGTGGTGACAGGAACCTGGCGTTCCATGACTTCCGGAACCATTTTGGTTCGCTGGCATTTGATCACCTGTTGACGAGGTTCAGAAACCATACGGCACGTAGTAACAGGTACTTGTTTACAGATCGTTTCAGAAACCATGCGGCAGCGGGTTTGGGTGACCATCTGTGTATGCTGTTCGCGTACCATGCGGCACGTGGTGTAGCAAACTTTGCGGGTGGTATGTACAGGCACCTGTTTGCAAACCTGGTAAGGAACCTGAACCATACGGCACTCAGTTACCATGCGGGTGCAGGGTACCTGTTCGCAAATCTGCTTGGGTACACAAACCGTTCGGTAGCAGGTGCGGGGAGGCATCTGGCAGGTAACGGTTCGGCATGCTGCAGACTTGGTGCATTTAGCGCCAGTTTTCGGATCGATGAAGCATTCACCAGGAATCTGTTCCACTCGGGTGAAACACTCGCCAGCAACGGTGTAAGGAACCTGATGGGTTTCATAAGTCATCTTGGATACAGTCACCATGTGCGTGACTGGTCGCTGATAATACTGAGGCACGGAGCGATAGCGTGTTTCTGACACGGTTTGATAGCGGCATTCCACGACATCGCGAGTATGTGTCTCATAAACAGGCTTGCACGTGGTATAGCAGTAGGGCACCTGGAACTGCTCATAAACAGGTCGGCAAACAACCTGGCGGTGTTCTACCATTTTAGTCTCATAAACCGGTTTGCAAACGGTGTAGTTCTGCACTACATCGTAGCATTCCACGACAGGTCGGCATACCGTGTACTTCTGCGTTACCATGTGTGTTTCATACACAGGCTTGCAGACCGTATAGTTCTGCTGAACATAGCAAGTAGAGTAACAAGGACGATAGACAGTGCGTGGCACTGATTCTACTACCGTCTCGTAACAGGTACGGTACCGTACCTTGGGATAACAGGTGACAGTCGGTGCACAACAGCTATTAAAAGCCGACGCCCCGCAGCCACCGAAGGCATTTGCCGTACTGGGAAGCAGCATCGCGCCCAGACTGACAACAGCAACGGCCCAACGACAGAGCGTGGACAACATGGCAGCATCTCCTCGTGAAGTGGTCCAACACAACATTGGAATCACACAGCTTGCTTCTGCAAACTGTTCTGCTGAAGTTTGCCTGATGTGATGCATCTGTCCAAATGCAGGAGCGCAATTTCCCTACACTCAGCCAATTACCTAAGCGGTACGCTCGGCAAGGTCGGATTGTTGATCAACGTCATTCATTGCAAATGTTGTGAAGTTGTAAAAGTTACAAGCAAAAAATAGAAACGAGACAATATTCCGAAGACAAAACAACGCATGACGCTTAATCCCAAACAGCGGCTTCTTCACCATCAACGCGTAACGTCAGGCATTTAGCGCTGCCGCCCGCTTTCAAGAATTCATCGAGTTCTACGCCAATTGGAAGATATCCTGCACATTCAAGAATCTGATGCAAGCCAGGACAGTTACTATTGGTTACGACTGATTTGCCTACTACTACAGCATTGCAGCCGAATCGAAATGCATCAGCTTCAGGAACGGGATACAACTTGGGCACATGCTGTTGCAGCACCTTTCTGCCATATGCGTCAAACGCATCAGGAAAATAAATCGCTTCACCGGGAGACAACGGACAGAAGCAGGTATCGAGATGATAAAACCGTGGATTAACTAGCTCCAATGGCAGCACACGCCGGTTAAT
Coding sequences:
- a CDS encoding lactonase family protein, encoding MGVHMLRILAIALSVSAATLHAADDQKVRVYFGTYTGRGSEGIYLAELDLKTGHLSQPQLAGKVTNPSFLSKHPTKPLLYAVSEVATSEGKKGGGVTAFKIEPGTGLLTRINSQPCGGAGPCHLSVDATGQCVLVANYSAGSVSSLPIKDDGSLGEVVSYIKHEGKSVNKQRQEAPHAHSINVDAANRFAIAADLGTDELLVYQLDPTKASLTPHGTTKTPPGGGPRHFAFHPQGKFAYSNNEMTSSVSSYRYDAEIGKLTLLDTVTTLPHDVAGNSTAEIRVHPSGQFVYVSNRGHNSIALFKVKDDGTLTPQGHFSTEGKTPRNFNLFGKYLLAANQDSGDVFAFAIDESTGKLSPTGSSIKVSVPVCVLFVK
- the metF gene encoding methylenetetrahydrofolate reductase [NAD(P)H]; translated protein: MRQYYRPGQIGWSFEIFPPKTEAAQAALFETSRQLARYNPVFLSITYGAGGSTRSQSLDIARKLIQDVKPPVTAHFTCVGSNIDDIRQWLADARDAKVSNIMALRGDPPQGQTQFQQTANGFRYASELVKFIKTEFPQFGIGVAGYPETHAEASSADSDLDNLKRKIDLGGDVIYTQLFYDNDDFFRFRDKCQMRGIDAPLVPGLLPVLSLKQVQRITALCKAKLPQKLVTDLQRYEDDPAGQVAVGIAHCTRQLEGLLLAGVPGIHFYVLNRIDSVRQILINIGKHPVI
- a CDS encoding protein kinase, with the translated sequence MAAPLKGTDLLELVRKSGLLEQPRFEGYVSTLQQDGPVEEDPSRLATRLVKDGLITIFQARQMLRGRYRGFFLGKYKVLEPIGSGGMADVYLCEHTTMRHKVAVKILPIDRLKDPSLLGRFKREAQAIATLNHPNVVRAFDLDNEGNLHYLVTEYVDGCNMQDFIKKNGPLQPERAANYIAQAAAGLQHIQEAELVHRDIKPGNLLLDRSGVVKLLDLGLARFNDIERQDNLTRDFDDGRVLGTADYIAPEQGIKGSEVDIRADIYSLGATFYFMLKGEAPFEGATVTQKLLFHQIKEPPPLPDTIPAEIAELVRHMMAKKPAERVQSPAEVVERLLPYVNEPVQPLEEEMPPRSSVFASQSKVAGPKSSSRLSGRLAMTGISPSLSGPASGRVSGPRSGIDPALRATPHAGVNIPTVPNPIVTPTIPELIEDDDEVPDRLTSGDDDIAVSFVNRYKWYLIGGAVAVLLGCAVLVYTLISSVSGSKIPIKSSNFSVLPEQNEEELTKPASTAPAGGSNNSKTPGK
- a CDS encoding DUF58 domain-containing protein, with translation MIRWILASLVILAIALLFGLGLLAYSMYALLGLILTSRFLALTWGKNIYADRKPSLKEMDIGETTSVSVTLGNRGPIPIPWIIAEDYQPEHYLRSRPPRLKIEGKRQRITVLWGNSDRKLKYEITPQMRGFYQFGPLVLEGGDLFGLYRRFRIAAAPQFLLVYPRIIPLEGYDLASRRPVGEIRLTHRLFEDPTRIAGVRAYQAGDAMNRVHWRTTARLGSLHCKIYEPSTIAGATILLDFHKQSFHERGEPYRSELAVTAAISLANALYQLGQQIGLVSNGRDAADRIRLEGWHKDEDDGVADFLSRRLALAEAATELKTAHLQPMIVTTRRGPEQLQLLREMMARLELNEGLELPDLIDEAESHMPRDATIIAILAQVIPATAIALGTLKQRGYAVEVILITMERDAHEAALQLLASENLEARHLMDETSIAEICRRQTMR
- a CDS encoding MoxR family ATPase, whose amino-acid sequence is MAQAEVAALANRIIANIEKVIFGKRQPVVLAVVAAFAEGHILLEDVPGVAKTMLGRSLARSVGCSFKRIQCTPDLLPTDVTGASIYNQKSGEFEFRAGPIFAQIVLSDEINRATPRTQSALLEAMAEGRVTVDGETHVLKSPFVVIATQNPIDHEGTFPLPEAQLDRFLVRLSLGYPAVDEESKMLDRFQKSHPIDELEPVCSEKELLSCQKAVREIFVDDKVKKYMLDLVTQTRSHDDIRLGGSPRASIALYRSSQALAAIRGRNFVLPDDVKRLAVAVLAHRIILKPEARLRKLTATRVIESIMSETAVPVPTTEAKTA
- a CDS encoding iron ABC transporter permease — protein: MLDNREKGWWYWRTVAWCFGLLLIILPVCIPIAELLLTRSAWSVWSESSRMAWLIISTVGIALSSSLLALGLGSVTAFLLVRTNLVGKSIWGILLGMILFIPLPMLLSGWYIMMQMCDATMPALWPVEARWMGTILLHGLQGLPWVILILGIGLLWIEPELEEEMRLAAPFHRIFHRVILPRCWPFVGMSVLMVSWITWHEIAVTDFFRVHTFAEEVYLQLNSGGKDQSSRAIAATFPWCLVFVTVTLWYMNWWKRRCPPQWPSLGRLQQFSLSSRQTAAQLWMLGIISLLIFVPVVGLLFRMGHQLDGSWSLAHCLSCFSRVFTQQGGVLFQSLLMAGLTGLITGVTVLILAWISRGSARWENLTWWVAALLWTLPGPILGIGLLEYILFLIQVPVGGWLSPWLYSEPSPVPTMWAAWLRFLPLAWLVIWPMVRTLPREWDDLARLEGATPWQRFRLHEFAVLLKPALVIAFGIALLTLGEISATKMVTTPGYLPLSHLVFQQLHSGADAELAALSLTLMMPALFAAFVTGMVILFRYRRQRN
- a CDS encoding small basic protein, encoding MSIDKSLKRKSGIVQVRSVLTRVERITKMKEEDKWKEGMSPYGIPKTRVLKIVLKKPKKAKAAEGEEGATPAAGAAAAAPAAKKDEKKK